From one Brachypodium distachyon strain Bd21 chromosome 4, Brachypodium_distachyon_v3.0, whole genome shotgun sequence genomic stretch:
- the LOC100825356 gene encoding chaperone protein ClpC2, chloroplastic, whose product MAGTLLLPVALGSTFAGRASGQRWKSHGTRRPASMLAMSLNRPVRMAAFVGLRSAHSFTATPASNYRSTVASYRSSRRGRRTRFVTRAMFERFTEKAIKVIMLAQEEARRLGHNFVGTEQILLGLVGEGTGIAAKVLKSMGINLKDARVEVEKIIGRGNGFVAVEIPFTPRAKRVLELSLEEARQLGHNYIGSEHLLLGLLREGEGVAARVLESLGADPSNIRTQVVRMIGETTEAVGAGVGGGSSGNKMPTLEEYGTNLTKLAEEGKLDPVVGRQPQIERVVQILGRRTKNNPCLIGEPGVGKTAIAEGLAQRISSGDVPETIEGKKVITLDMGLLVAGTKYRGEFEERLKKLMEEIKQSDEIILFIDEVHTLIGAGAAEGAIDAANILKPALARGELQCIGATTLDEYRKHVEKDPALERRFQPVKVPEPSVDETIEILRGLQERYEIHHKLRYTDDALIAAAKLSYQYISDRFLPDKAIDLIDEAGSRVRLRHAQVPEEARELDKELKQITKDKNEAVRGQDFEKAGELRDREMELKAQITALIDKSKEMIKAETDSGETGPMVTEADIQHIVSSWTGIPVEKVSTDESDKLLKMEETLHKRVIGQDEAVKAISRSVRRARVGLKNPNRPIASFIFAGPTGVGKSELAKALASYYFGSEEAMIRLDMSEFMERHTVSKLIGSPPGYVGYTEGGQLTEAVRRRPYSVVLFDEIEKAHPDVFNMMLQILEDGRLTDSKGRTVDFKNTLLIMTSNVGSSVIEKGGRKIGFDLDSDEKDSSYGRIKSLVVEEMKQYFRPEFLNRLDEMIVFRQLTKLEVKDIAEIMLLEVFNRLKAKEINLQVTEKFKERVVDEGYNPSYGARPLRRAIMRLLEDSLAEKILAGEVKEGDSAIVDVDSEGKVIVLNGESGLPELPTPAVTV is encoded by the exons ATGGCAGGGACCTTACTCCTGCCAGTTGCTCTAGGGTCAACTTTTGCAGGCCGTGCAAGCGGTCAGCGCTGGAAGTCTCATGGCACCAGGAGGCCTGCCTCGATGTTAGCCATGTCATTGAACCGTCCGGTTAGGATGGCAGCATTTGTTGGTCTGAGATCGGCACACAGCTTTACAGCCACACCTGCATCCAACTACAGATCGACAGTTGCATCTTACAGATCCTCCAGACGCGGACGACGTACTCGGTTTGTAACCAGAGCGATGTTCGAGAGGTTCACTGAGAAAGCTATAAAGGTCATAATGCTTGCACAGGAGGAAGCAAGGCGCCTGGGTCACAACTTTGTCGGAACAGAGCAAATTTTGTTGGGTCTGGTTGGAGAAGGCACTGGTATTGCTGCAAAGGTGCTCAAGTCCATGGGTATAAATCTGAAGGATGCCCGTGTGGAAGTGGAAAAAATCATTGGCAGGGGCAATGGTTTTGTTGCTGTTGAAATACCATTCACGCCACGTGCAAAACGTGTTTTGGAGCTTTCATTGGAAGAAGCTCGCCAACTAG GACACAATTATATTGGGTCTGAGCACTTGCTTCTTGGACTGCTTCGTGAGGGTGAAGGTGTGGCAGCCCGTGTCCTTGAGTCTCTTGGTGCTGACCCTAGCAATATTCGAACACAG GTTGTCAGAATGATTGGCGAGACAACCGAAGCTGTTGGTGCTGGAGTTGGGGGAGGGAGCAGTGGTAATAAGATGCCAACACTCGAGGAGTATGGAACTAATTTGACGAAATTAGCCGAGGAG GGAAAGCTAGATCCTGTCGTTGGAAGGCAACCACAGATTGAACGTGTTGTACAAATTTTAGGCAGACGTACCAAGAACAATCCATGCTTAATTGGAGAGCCTGGTGTTGGGAAGACAGCAATTGCAGAAGGGCTTGCTCAACGTATTTCTAGTGGGGATGTGCCTGAGACGATAGAAGGGAAGAAG GTTATTACCCTTGATATGGGACTTCTTGTTGCTGGTACAAAATACCGTGGAGAATTTGAAGAACGGTTAAAGAAACTGATGGAAGAAATAAAGCAAAGTGATGAGATAATTCTCTTCATTGATGAAGTTCACACCCTCAtaggagcaggagcagccgAAGGTGCTATTGATGCTGCTAATATCTTAAAGCCAGCATTAGCAAGAGGAGAACTACAG TGTATTGGAGCCACCACACTTGATGAATACAGGAAGCATGTTGAGAAAGACCCAGCATTAGAAAGGCGTTTCCAACCTGTAAAAGTGCCAGAGCCATCAGTTGATGAAACGATAGAAATTCTCAGAGGGCTTCAGGAACGATATGAGATCCATCATAAACTTCGATACACTGATGATGCTTTGATTGCAGCTGCTAAGCTATCTTATCAGTATATCAG TGACCGTTTCCTCCCAGATAAGGCAATTGACTTGATTGATGAAGCAGGTTCACGTGTAAGGCTTCGACATGCGCAG GTTCCTGAGGAAGCTAGAGAGCTTGACAAGGAGCTTAAGCAAAtaacaaaagataaaaatgaAGCTGTCCGTGGCCAGGATTTCGAAAAG GCTGGAGAGTTGCGAGATCGCGAAATGGAACTGAAGGCTCAGATAACAGCTCTCATTGACAAGAGCAAGGAGATGATCAAAGCAGAGACCGATTCAGGAGAGACCGGGCCAATGGTCACCGAAGCAGATATCCAGCACATTGTATCATCATGGACTGGTATCCCGGTGGAGAAAGTCTCAACTGATGAATCTGATAAACTTCTTAAGATGGAAGAGACATTGCATAAGCGTGTCATTGGCCAAGACGAGGCTGTGAAAGCAATAAGCCGCTCTGTTCGCCGTGCTCGTGTGGGCCTGAAGAACCCCAACAGGCCAATTGCAAGCTTTATTTTTGCAGGTCCCACTGGTGTTGGGAAGTCGGAACTTGCAAAGGCTCTCGCGTCGTATTACTTTGGCTCCGAAGAAGCCATGATCCGGCTGGATATGAGTGAGTTCATGGAGAGGCACACAGTATCCAAGTTGATCGGTTCACCACCAGGATATGTTGGATACACCGAAGGTGGCCAGTTGACGGAGGCGGTTCGACGCAGGCCATACAGCGTTGTGCTTTTTGATGAGATTGAGAAGGCGCATCCGGATGTCTTCAACATGATGCTCCAGATCCTCGAAGACGGCAGGTTAACTGACAGCAAGGGAAGAACAGTGGATTTCAAGAACACGCTTCTCATAATGACATCGAATGTTGGCAGCAGCGTCATCGAGAAGGGAGGGCGGAAGATCGGGTTCGACCTTGACTCAGACGAGAAGGACAGCAGCTACGGCAGGATCAAGAGCTTGGTCGTCGAGGAGATGAAGCAGTACTTCCGTCCTGAATTTCTCAACCGTCTCGATGAGATGATCGTCTTCAGGCAGCTGACCAAGCTGGAAGTGAAAGATATCGCTGAGATCATGCTACTGGAGGTCTTCAACAGGCtgaaggccaaggagatcaaCCTGCAGGTGACCGAGAAGTTCAAGGAACGGGTCGTCGACGAAGGCTACAACCCTAGCTACGGAGCACGGCCGCTAAGGAGGGCGATCATGAGGCTGCTGGAGGACAGCCTCGCGGAGAAGATCTTGGCTGGGGAGGTCAAGGAGGGCGATTCCGCCATCGTTGATGTTGACTCAGAGGGGAAGGTGATTGTGCTGAATGGCGAGAGCGGGCTGCCGGAGCTTCCAACCCCAGCCGTCACCGTGTAG
- the LOC100822893 gene encoding NACHT, LRR and PYD domains-containing protein 13: MEMPAGGTNSAAAAAKPPSLLSLCLQAVAAHLAADAAGAGRSGGRGGEHFDGLAEEQEEEEESGHLTPEQVAEALPWELLHQLAPRLSPFALESLHDAAHARCCSSASTTVRFGGLDGGNRRGIKRSRCEDFNTTWQALFKCRWPLDDCTGQANFVTVDWQQQYWEKHLQECLDEAAEAALLPSFRGSIDELIISAKIMSSVYLSADISQQYSRLSYHCTRLGYYVRRLRLQNVLCTVEICSMLQHSRLETLVFIRIISEAEVNGVCLLLSCHAKTLVSLEFIHCQLYPVVMDKICSSLCQQGSQNHEIQRLSIKSSRVCESNPSTISAGLLNFLSHAKSLQLLSLNDAKMQPSFAKIIIHTLLKSSCGLQTLDISENDIAGWLSTVDRSCTSFSSELESNTSLSSLTVLKLRGNNLQKGDMEDLCNIIAKMSNLRSLDISDNPITDEGIRFLIHFFERALQKENLLWRLRAENCDLSSIGVTKLLECLTSVNRPLDMLSIADNYLGSSVAAALVKFLGSHVRELNVEDIGLGPLGFQILEEALPREVHLSHINISKNRGGIRTAHFISRLILQAPNLVSVNAGSNLLPPESLEVICNALKQTTCNLVRLDLMGNVHLSSAIFPAASEFKKHGEPILVVPSQPGACATYDADP; this comes from the exons ATGGAGATGCCGGCGGGCGGCACGaactccgcggcggcggcggccaaaccGCCCAGTTTGCTGTCGCTATGCTTGCAGGCGGTCGCGGCCCATCTCGCCGCCGATGCAGCAGGCGCGGGTCGATCTGGTGGGCGCGGCGGTGAGCATTTCGATGgcctcgccgaggagcaggaagaggaagaggagagtgGCCACCTGACGCCGGAGCAGGTTGCGGAAGCACTGCCCTgggagcttctccaccagctgGCGCCTCGTCTCTCGCCCTTCGCTCTCGAGTCGCTCCATGACGCCGCCCATGCTCG GTGCTGCTCTTCTGCATCAACTACTGTTCGGTTTGGAGGGCTTGACGGCGGCAACCGACGTGGGATAAAACGCTCAAG GTGTGAAGACTTCAACACCACTTGGCAGGCATTGTTCAAATGTCGCTGGCCCCTTGATGATTGTACTGGACAAGCAAATTTTGTTACTGTTGATTGGCAGCAACAGTACTGGGAAAAGCATTTGCAGGA GTGCCTGGATGAAGCTGCTGAGGCTGCGTTGCTCCCTTCTTTTCGTGGGAGTATTGATGAGCTAATTATCTCAG CTAAAATCATGAGTTCTGTTTACCTCAGCGCGGACATATCTCAGCAGTACTCAAGATTATCATATCATTGCACCAGACTTGGATACTATGTGAG GCGCTTGAGACTTCAAAATGTGCTTTGCACGGTTGAAATTTGT AGTATGTTGCAACATAGCAGGCTAGAAACCTTGGTGTTCATAAGGATCATATCAGAGGCGGAG GTTAATGGTGTATGCCTGCTTCTTAGCTGCCATGCAAAGACGCTGGTGTCTCTTGAATTCATCCACTGCCAGCTTTATCCTGTAGTCATGGATAAAATTTGCAGTAGTCTTTGCCAACAGGGATCCCAAAACCATGAGATCCAGCGCCTTAGCATTAAATCATCACGTGTGTGTGAAAGCAATCCTTCAACCATCTCTGCCGGTCTACTAAATTTTCTGTCACATGCAAA GTCACTGCAGTTGCTGTCACTTAATGATGCTAAGATGCAGCCATCGTTTGCTAAAATTATTATTCATACTCTCCTCAAATCTTCTTGCGGTTTACAAACACTTGACATATCAGAAAACGAT ATTGCAGGCTGGCTTTCCACTGTAGACAGAAGTTGTACAAGTTTCTCATCAGAACTCGAATCAAATACATCCTTGAGTTCTTTGACTGTTCTGAAGCTAAG GGGAAACAATTTGCAGAAGGGCGACATGGAGGATCTATGCAATATCATAGCGAAGATGTCTAATTTGAGAAGTCTAGATATAAGTGACAATCCAATCACTGATGAGGGTATCAG gtttcTTATTCATTTCTTTGAACGGGCTCTTCAAAAGGAGAATCTGCTTTGGAGATTGCGAGCAGAGAACTGTGATCTGTCAAGTATTGGTGTGACTAAACTGCTTGAGTGCCTCACATCTGTGAATAGACCACTTGATATGCTGTCTATTGCAGATAATTATCTCGGGAG TTCTGTGGCAGCTGCATTAGTGAAATTCTTGGGCTCTCATGTAAGGGAGCTAAATGTTGAAGACATCGGCCTAGGGCCACTAGGCTTCCAAATACTTGAGGAAGCATTGCCAAGGGAAGTACACCTCTCCCACATCAACATCAG TAAGAACCGCGGTGGGATCAGAACTGCACACTTTATTTCCAGACTGATACTGCAAGCGCCAAACCTTGTCTCAGTCAATGCAGGATCTAACCTTTTACCCCCTGAATCTTTGGAAGTAATTTGTAACGCATTGAAGCAAACGACAT GTAACTTGGTGCGACTGGACCTGATGGGCAATGTGCATTTGTCAAGTGCTATCTTTCCTGCAGCCTCTGAATTCAAGAAGCACGGAGAGCCAATCCTGGTTGTTCCATCACAGCCAGGTGCCTGCGCTACCTATGATGCTGACCCATAA
- the LOC100823200 gene encoding probable calcium-binding protein CML28: protein MQIERSHSESLSKSMDESELRKVFQMFDKNGDGQITKKELGESFKNLGIYIPEDELDVTMEKIDTNGDGCVDVEEFSSLYRSILAEGEGDDKGDEEDGLREAFDVFDRNGDGYITVEELRSVLSSLGLKQGRTPEECRQMISKVDADGDGRVDFKEFKQMMRGGGFSAIRG, encoded by the coding sequence ATGCAAATAGAGAGGAGCCATAGCGAGAGCCTGAGCAAAAGCATGGACGAGTCGGAGCTAAGGAAGGTGTTCCAGATGTTCGACAAGAATGGTGACGGGCAGATCACCAAGAAGGAGCTGGGTGAGTCGTTCAAGAACCTCGGGATCTACATCCCTGAAGACGAGCTCGACGTCACCATGGAAAAGATCGACACAAATGGCGACGGCTGTGTTGATGTTGAGGAGTTCAGCTCGCTCTACCGCTCGATCCTCGCCGAGGGTGAGGGTGACGACaagggcgacgaggaggacggcTTGCGGGAGGCCTTTGATGTCTTCGACAGGAATGGCGACGGCTACATCACCGTCGAGGAGCTGCGGTCCGTGCTGTCCAGCCTCGGACTCAAGCAGGGCCGCACCCCGGAGGAATGCCGCCAGATGATTAGCAAGGTCGATGCCGACGGTGATGGCCGTGTCGATTTCAAGGAGTTCAAGCAGATGATGCGTGGCGGTGGCTTTTCCGCGATCCGAGGATGA
- the LOC100826599 gene encoding mannose/glucose-specific lectin, whose translation MANFQITPRSTPMEVNEFKISGLFMYHTPIGPNPNQSATIEAHATTGLGSTVVHNWTVFDGPGPNATLVARAQGEHVYAGNWQNSFSILFENENYKGSTIQVMGISVEQGEWAIVGGTGKFAMATGVIYKKFHEQRSHGNIIEITLHGFCPLLKASTSVVKKLGPWGGNGGDEKDVKVNETPKRLVSITVRGGAAIDSIAYSYIDQADQPRNAGPWGGQGGNIYKVDLGPNEFVKQVSGTIGNFNGANVITSLKFETNVKTHGPFGTESGAPLDIPPSKGKVVGFHIKGGVFLDAIGIYEEQ comes from the exons ATGGCCAATTTCCAGATCACCCCCCGCTCTACACCCATGGAGGTCAATGAGTTCAAAATCAGTGGCCTGTTCATGTACCACACTCCCATTGGACCAAACCCCAACCAATCGGCGACAATAGAAGCGCACGCGACGACCGGCTTGGGCTCGACAGTCGTCCACAACTGGACGGTGTTCGACGGCCCTGGCCCTAACGCAACCCTTGTTGCCCGTGCTCAAGGCGAGCATGTCTACGCCGGCAACTGGCAGAACAGTTTCAGCATACTGTTTGAGAATGAAAA TTACAAGGGGTCAACGATCCAGGTGATGGGGATATCGGTGGAACAAGGCGAGTGGGCTATCGTCGGCGGGACGGGAAAGTTCGCCATGGCGACCGGCGTGATCTACAAAAAGTTCCATGAGCAAAGGAGCCATGGCAACATCATAGAGATCACTCTCCATGGATTCTGTCCCTTGCTGAAAGCGTCGACG AGCGTTGTGAAGAAGCTTGGGCCATGGGGTGGAAATGGAGGGGACGAGAAAGACGTCAAGGTCAATGAGACGCCCAAGCGTCTGGTGAGCATCACGGTTCGCGGTGGCGCGGCTATTGACTCGATCGCCTACTCTTACATCGACCAGGCTGACCAGCCGCGCAACGCCGGTCCATGGGGAGGTCAAGGAGGAAATATTTACAAG GTCGATCTCGGCCCTAACGAGTTCGTGAAGCAAGTCTCTGGGACAATCGGCAATTTCAACGGGGCCAATGTGATAACATCGCTCAAGTTTGAGACCAATGTGAAGACGCACGGGCCGTTCGGGACGGAGAGCGGAGCCCCTCTTGACATCCCGCCGAGCAAAGGCAAAGTTGTGGGCTTCCATATCAAGGGTGGGGTGTTCCTCGATGCCATTGGCATTTACGAGGAGCAATAG
- the LOC100826914 gene encoding mannose/glucose-specific lectin, with protein MANFQITPRSALVEGKELNFSNLFLFHTPIGSSPNQSAITEANATTGLGRTVVHNWLIYDGPGSNATLVARAQGLHTYAGNWQNSFSIVFEVERFKGSTLQVMGISVEEGEWAIVGGTGQFAMANGVIYKRFHEQRSDGNTIELTAHGFCPMLKGAPSLLTKLGPWGGNGGTEEDTTEAAPKGLESITVFSGDVVDSIGFSYVDQAGKKHTAGPWGGPGGSPRQIQLAPSEYVKEVSGTFGDYYGVNVITSLTFVTSLKTHGPFGQEDGTPFTVPVQKNSGIVGFHARGGKFLDAIGVYVRPL; from the exons ATGGCCAATTTCCAGATCACTCCCCGCTCTGCACTGGTGGAGGGCAAGGAGCTCAACTTCAGCAACCTGTTCTTGTTCCACACTCCCATTGGATCAAGTCCTAACCAATCAGCCATAACAGAAGCGAACGCAACAACCGGTTTGGGTCGCACAGTCGTCCACAACTGGCTGATCTACGATGGCCCTGGCTCTAATGCCACCCTTGTTGCCCGTGCACAAGGCCTGCATACCTACGCCGGCAACTGGCAGAATTCTTTCAGCATAGTGTTCGAGGTTGAAag GTTTAAAGGGTCGACGCTCCAGGTGATGGGGATATCGGTCGAAGAAGGTGAGTGGGCTATCGTTGGCGGCACGGGACAATTCGCTATGGCGAATGGTGTGATCTACAAAAGGTTTCATGAGCAGAGGAGTGATGGTAACACTATAGAACTCACTGCCCATGGGTTCTGTCCCATGCTGAAAGGGGCACCG AGCCTTCTCACAAAGCTTGGGCCATGGGGTGGAAATGGAGGGACAGAAGAAGACACCACGGAAGCAGCACCCAAGGGTCTAGAAAGCATCACTGTTTTCAGTGGCGATGTTGTCGATTCAATTGGGTTTTCTTACGTTGATCAGGCTGGCAAGAAGCATACCGCCGGTCCATGGGGAGGTCCCGGAGGAAGTCCTCGCCAG ATCCAACTTGCCCCGTCTGAATATGTGAAGGAGGTCTCTGGAACATTTGGGGATTACTACGGCGTCAATGTTATAACATCACTTACGTTTGTCACCAGTCTCAAAACGCATGGGCCTTTTGGACAGGAGGATGGAACCCCTTTTACTGTCCCCGTGCAGAAGAATAGCGGCATTGTGGGCTTCcacgcgcgcggtggcaagttTCTCGATGCAATTGGCGTTTATGTGCGCCCACTCTGA